DNA sequence from the Methanococcus maripaludis genome:
TTAAAATAATAAAAAAGAAGTCTAAAGAAAACAGTTACGAAGTTGAAAGTTAGGTGGATACTATGAATAATTTAAATGTAGTTATGGGCAGGATTGTAAAATCAATGGACGCATTTAGGGGTTCAAAACCAGTAATTAATAAAGAAGGCATTCTTTCAGTAAGAAGCGTTTGTAGGGATCCCGAATTTGAAAAATATAATTCTATAAAAGAATATTTAACCGAAAAACTCGTTCAAAACGGGTTTGAGTTAGCAAATGAAGACGATATTTTGGATATGGTTGCAAAAATAAATAATTTAATTGGGGATTCTGAAACTTACGGCGATGAATTCGCATTTGAGGGCGTAAAAAGTGGTTTTGAGGACATCGGGTGCGATTGCGATTATTCCATTGGAAAAAAGGGCGGTGTTTATATCGGAATTAGCATGTGGTATGAAAAAGTTTCAAAAGATCCAAAATTTGTCGAAGTAATGGCAATTTAAAAAAGAAAAATCAATTTTTTATATAATTATTTTTGGGCTTTTACTTCTTCAATTGTTTTTTTAATGAATTCAACAACATCTGAAACGCCGTTGTCGTGTTTTATGGCAGTTAATAGAACTTCCATATCTTTGTTAATTTTTTTTGCATCATTTAACATTTTTTGCGGATCAGCACCAACAGCTTCTGAAATATCTATTTTGTTAATTATGGTCAAATTAGCTGTTTTGAAGATTTCAGGGTGTTTTTCAACGGTGTCATCTCCTTCAGTGACACTCACAACAACAGTTCTTTTGTGCGTTCCCAAATCAAAGTCTGTTGGACATATAAGATTTCCAACGTTTTCAATAAAAATAATATCTAAATTATCAAGGTCTAAGTCATGGAAACAGTGTCCAATCTGATGAGCATCGAGGTGGCATTCTTTACCAGTATTTAATGGAATAACTTTAACGCCGTGCTTTTCCATTCTTCCAGCATCGTATTTTGCGATTACATCGCCTGCAATACATGCAATTTTGTACTCGTCTTTTAATTCATTGATTAATTTTTCGATTAAAAGAGTTTTACCGCTTCCAATTGCACCCATAAAGTCAAATGCCACGATACCATGATCTTCTAATATTTTCCTGTTTTTATCTGCATTCTTATTATTTGCCTTAATTATGTCTTTTCCTATATTCAAAACATCAACAAAATGCATGAATTATCACCTTAAAACTAGCCATAACTTAAAGAGTATAGATAAGTTCAAATCTTATTTTATAAAAATATGTATTATTTGAAAAACGATTAAGCAGTTATAATTACCATTACATTAATATATTAATTCAAAACTATTTACAATACAATATGGTTTGGTGTGATATTTTGAAGGCTGACAAAGGATTTAATCTGTTATTTTTGGTGATTTCACTATTTTTACTGTTATTTGTATTACTTCCCCTGTTAAACATGATTTTAAATCCTGGAAATGTAGCGGGTGCAATTCACGATTCAGAAGTAATTAAATCGCTTCTTGTAAGTATCAAAGCAGCAAGTACTGCAACAGCATTGGCGATTTTTTTAGGGATACCTCTGTCTTATTTACTTGCAAGATACCATTTCACTGGAAAAAATGTAGTCGAAGCAATTATCGACATTCCTATGGCAATACCTCACTCTGTAATCGGTATTATGATTTTAGCATTCTTCTACGGAACTTCAATTGGAAGAGGAATTGAAAATATCGGTTTTGAGATTGTTGACAATTTTTGGGGAATTGTTGTAGTAATGCTCTACGTTGGACTTCCTTACATGGTAAACAGCGGAAGAGATGGATTTTTAATGGTAAATGAGGAACTTGAAAATGTTTCAAGAACTCTTGGTGCTTCAAAAATAAAGACGTTTTTTAATATTTCATTACCTCTTATTAAAAATAACCTGGTTTCCGGCAGTATTTTGACATTTGCAAGAGGAATTAGCGAAGTTGGAGCAATATTAATTGTAGCATATTTCCCAAAAACAACGCCGGTTTTGATATTGGATAGATTCAACGAATACGGGCTTAGTTCTTCAAAACCAATTTCTGTTATTATGATTGTACTGAGTATTGTTTTGTTTTCAGTATTTCGGCTTGTAAGATATAACAAGAAATAATCGAGGTTATACCAATGCTTAAGTTAGAAAATTTATGTAAATCGTGGAAAGAATTCCAGCTTAAAAGTGTGAACTTAGAAATTGGAAACAACTACTGCATTTTGCTCGGTCCAAGTGGTGCTGGAAAATCTGTTATAATTCAGTGCATAACTGGAATTTTAAAGCCTGATTCTGGAAAAATATACTTTAATGGGGAAGATATAACTGAAATGCCTCCGGAAAAAAGAAATTTTGGTTATGTACCCCAAAATTACGCACTCTTTCCAAACATGAATGTTTACAATAACATTGCATACGGAATGAAACTTAGAAAATATTCAAAAGCAGAAATTGAAAAAAAAGTAATGGAAATATCCGAATTTTTGCATATTTCACATATTCTGGATAGAAAACCAACAACATTAAGTGGTGGAGAACAGCAAAGAGTTGCAATTGCAAGAGCACTAGTACTCGATCCAAAAATTTTACTTCTTGATGAGCCAACGTCTGCTCTTGATACCAACATAAAAGAAAGTGTAATATCGGAATTAAAAAAAATTGGAGAATTAGTTCCTGTAATCCACATAACTCACGATTTTGTGGAAGCGAAAACGCTTGGTAACCAGATTGCAATATTAATAAACGGGGAATTAAACGATTTTGGAAATCCTGAGATTTTTAAAACGCCTAAAAATGAAAAAATAGCTAATTTTTTGGGATACAATATTATATCCAATAAAGAAGAAACTTTTGCAGTTGCTCCAGAAGAGATACTTGTTAATAAATCTTTAAATGGAGACAATGGTGAAAGTATTACTGGAACGGTCGAATCATTAGTTGATTTTGGATATTACAAAAAAGTAACAGTTAATGTTGGAGATACGGCTGTAAAAACTATAACTGATGGTGAAAATCCCGTAAATATTGGAGATACTGTGTCTATTATGTATCAAAGGAAAGTTCCAATTAATTAAGTTATCACTATTTTATTTTAAAGTAGCAACTCCGCGAATTTTTTTATTTTTTTATTTTTTTAATGATTATTTGAATTTTGAAGCACTTACTATTTTAAGTAGTTTAAATAAATGTATGGACAAAGTGCATTTAACGGAATAATTTTGTGTATCTGGTGAAAAATAATGAGTTCATTTAAGGGGATTTTTGGATTTAACAGGGTAGAATTAAAAGACCTGCTGATTTCATCAATTGCAATAGCTATTGTAGTTGTTTGGCCACGGGGATTTCCAACATTTAATATTGGATTTTTTTTGCATTTTATTGCAGCATTGCTTACTGTTGGAATTGCATTTATTTTTCACGAGCTTGCACACAGGACCGTTGCAAGACATTTTGGAGCATGGAGTGAATTTAGGGCATGGTATGAAGGACTTGCAATTGCAATATTTTTAAAAATAATTATTGGTTTTACATTTATCGCACCAGGTGCAGTATATATCCATAAAGATTACTTAACGACAAAAGAAAACGGTTTAATCTCAGTAGCAGGCCCGCTTACAAATATTGTGCTCGCAGTTTTATTCATGATACTTCCAATACCTGCAATATACTATTCGGGGTATTACGTGGATATTTCAAGCTACGGTTACTTTGTGAATATATTTTTGGCGATGTTTAATCTTCTACCCATATATCCTTTTGATGGGTCAAAAGTTATGCGCTGGAACTTTTTAGTTTGGGCCGTACTATTTATTCCACTGATTGTATTATATTTCTTCGTCTAAAAGTTAAGGAATGATAAAATGGAGTTTGATCTTTGGGTTAGGATCATTAAAGAAAGTATTGAAAAAAAGGATGTTGATCCTTGGAATATCAACATTTCTGAAATAACTGACGAATATCTTGGAACGATAAAAGAACTTCGAAAATTTGACATACGGTTGTCTGCAGACGTTGTTTTGGTTGCAGGAATTCTTTTAAGGTTAAAATCTCAGGTACTCTACGGGGAATGTGAAAATGCGTTTACCGAAGAAGAGGAAGAAGTATACGAAGACGATTATCGAGACGAAGACTATGTTGAGGACGAAATTGTTGAAAAACCCCAAAAAGAACCTGTTAAAGAGCTTAATCCAGAAAGTATGACTTTAGATGGTTTGATTAGCACTCTTAAAACGGAACTTAAAAAAATTAAGGATACAAAACCTAGGAAAAAAAGAGAAGTTGTACGACCGACTGCATTATACAATTTAGTCGAAGAAATGATCGAGGAAGATGATATTTCTGATATAATGGAACTTTTAGTTTTGGAACTTAAAAAATCGGGCGGTAAATTTACATTCCAGAATAAATTTAAGACGAGGGAAGAAATTATAAAGAATTTTTTGCCTGCATTATACCTTGCAAACGACGGAAAAATTGACATTGACCAGGAAAATCTTTTTGATGAGTTAAACCTAGAATTGAAGAAATAATTTCTGGTTTAATGCCCCATGATATGATATTTTTTATTTATATTTATTAATTTCAATGAATAACTCTTTTTTTTTCAGAACTTAACAAAATTAAATCGAAATCTTTATATATACCCTCATAGTCATATACATACCGAAGCAGTACATTTTACCAAACAACAGTTTGAAAAAAGAGGTGCATTTTATGTCACAACAACCAGGAGTTTTACCTGAAAACATGAAAAGATACATGGGAAGAGATGCTCAAAGAATGAACATCTTAGCAGGAAGAATTATTGCAGAAACAGTAAGATCAACACTCGGTCCAAAAGGAATGGACAAAATGTTAGTTGATGACTTAGGGGACGTTGTTGTTACAAACGACGGTGTTACAATCTTAAGAGAAATGAGTGTAGAACACCCTGCAGCTAAAATGTTAATCGAAGTTGCAAAAACACAAGAAAAAGAAGTTGGCGATGGTACAACAACAGCTGTTGTAGTTGCTGGTGAATTATTAAGGAAAGCTGAAGAATTATTGGACCAAAATGTACACCCAACAATTGTTGTAAAAGGATACCAAGCAGCAGCTCAAAAAGCTCAAGAATTATTAAAAACAATTGCGTGCGAAGTTGGAGCTCAAGACAAAGAAATCTTAACAAAAATCGCAATGACCTCAATCACCGGAAAAGGTGCTGAAAAAGCTAAAGAAAAATTAGCTGAAATCATTGTTGAAGCAGTTTCAGCAGTTGTTGACGATGAAGGAAAAGTTGACAAAGATTTAATCAAAATTGAGAAAAAATCAGGCGCATCAATCGACGACACCGAATTAATCAAAGGTGTTTTAGTTGACAAAGAAAGAGTAAGCGCTCAAATGCCTAAAAAAGTAACTGATGCAAAAATTGCACTTTTAAACTGTGCAATCGAAATCAAAGAAACAGAAACCGACGCAGAAATCAGAATCACTGACCCTGCAAAATTAATGGAATTCATCGAACAAGAAGAAAAAATGTTAAAAGACATGGTTGCTGAAATCAAAGCAAGCGGTGCAAACGTTTTATTCTGCCAAAAAGGAATCGATGACTTAGCACAACACTACTTAGCTAAAGAAGGAATCGTAGCTGCAAGAAGAGTTAAAAAATCCGACATGGAAAAATTAGCTAAAGCTACAGGTGCTAACGTAATTACAAACATCAAAGACTTATCAGCTGACGATTTAGGTGAAGCTGGTCTTGTTGAAGAAAGAAAAATCTCCGGAGATTCAATGATTTTCGTAGAAGAATGCAAACACCCAAAAGCAGTTACAATGCTCATCAGAGGTACAACTGAACACGTAATTGAAGAAGTTGCAAGAGCAGTAGACGATGCTGTTGGCGTAGTTGGATGTACAATTGAAGATGGTAGAATTGTATCTGGTGGAGGTTCAACAGAAGTTGAATTATCCATGAAATTA
Encoded proteins:
- a CDS encoding site-2 protease family protein; translated protein: MSSFKGIFGFNRVELKDLLISSIAIAIVVVWPRGFPTFNIGFFLHFIAALLTVGIAFIFHELAHRTVARHFGAWSEFRAWYEGLAIAIFLKIIIGFTFIAPGAVYIHKDYLTTKENGLISVAGPLTNIVLAVLFMILPIPAIYYSGYYVDISSYGYFVNIFLAMFNLLPIYPFDGSKVMRWNFLVWAVLFIPLIVLYFFV
- the wtpB gene encoding tungstate ABC transporter permease WtpB, with product MKADKGFNLLFLVISLFLLLFVLLPLLNMILNPGNVAGAIHDSEVIKSLLVSIKAASTATALAIFLGIPLSYLLARYHFTGKNVVEAIIDIPMAIPHSVIGIMILAFFYGTSIGRGIENIGFEIVDNFWGIVVVMLYVGLPYMVNSGRDGFLMVNEELENVSRTLGASKIKTFFNISLPLIKNNLVSGSILTFARGISEVGAILIVAYFPKTTPVLILDRFNEYGLSSSKPISVIMIVLSIVLFSVFRLVRYNKK
- a CDS encoding segregation and condensation protein A produces the protein MEFDLWVRIIKESIEKKDVDPWNINISEITDEYLGTIKELRKFDIRLSADVVLVAGILLRLKSQVLYGECENAFTEEEEEVYEDDYRDEDYVEDEIVEKPQKEPVKELNPESMTLDGLISTLKTELKKIKDTKPRKKREVVRPTALYNLVEEMIEEDDISDIMELLVLELKKSGGKFTFQNKFKTREEIIKNFLPALYLANDGKIDIDQENLFDELNLELKK
- the hypB gene encoding hydrogenase nickel incorporation protein HypB, whose amino-acid sequence is MHFVDVLNIGKDIIKANNKNADKNRKILEDHGIVAFDFMGAIGSGKTLLIEKLINELKDEYKIACIAGDVIAKYDAGRMEKHGVKVIPLNTGKECHLDAHQIGHCFHDLDLDNLDIIFIENVGNLICPTDFDLGTHKRTVVVSVTEGDDTVEKHPEIFKTANLTIINKIDISEAVGADPQKMLNDAKKINKDMEVLLTAIKHDNGVSDVVEFIKKTIEEVKAQK
- a CDS encoding DUF2120 domain-containing protein produces the protein MNNLNVVMGRIVKSMDAFRGSKPVINKEGILSVRSVCRDPEFEKYNSIKEYLTEKLVQNGFELANEDDILDMVAKINNLIGDSETYGDEFAFEGVKSGFEDIGCDCDYSIGKKGGVYIGISMWYEKVSKDPKFVEVMAI
- the thsA gene encoding thermosome subunit alpha, which encodes MSQQPGVLPENMKRYMGRDAQRMNILAGRIIAETVRSTLGPKGMDKMLVDDLGDVVVTNDGVTILREMSVEHPAAKMLIEVAKTQEKEVGDGTTTAVVVAGELLRKAEELLDQNVHPTIVVKGYQAAAQKAQELLKTIACEVGAQDKEILTKIAMTSITGKGAEKAKEKLAEIIVEAVSAVVDDEGKVDKDLIKIEKKSGASIDDTELIKGVLVDKERVSAQMPKKVTDAKIALLNCAIEIKETETDAEIRITDPAKLMEFIEQEEKMLKDMVAEIKASGANVLFCQKGIDDLAQHYLAKEGIVAARRVKKSDMEKLAKATGANVITNIKDLSADDLGEAGLVEERKISGDSMIFVEECKHPKAVTMLIRGTTEHVIEEVARAVDDAVGVVGCTIEDGRIVSGGGSTEVELSMKLREYAEGISGREQLAVRAFADALEVIPRTLAENAGLDAIEILVKVRAAHASNGNKCAGLNVFTGAVEDMCENGVVEPLRVKTQAIQSAAESTEMLLRIDDVIAAEKLRGAPDMGDMGGMPGMGGMPGMM
- a CDS encoding ATP-binding cassette domain-containing protein codes for the protein MLKLENLCKSWKEFQLKSVNLEIGNNYCILLGPSGAGKSVIIQCITGILKPDSGKIYFNGEDITEMPPEKRNFGYVPQNYALFPNMNVYNNIAYGMKLRKYSKAEIEKKVMEISEFLHISHILDRKPTTLSGGEQQRVAIARALVLDPKILLLDEPTSALDTNIKESVISELKKIGELVPVIHITHDFVEAKTLGNQIAILINGELNDFGNPEIFKTPKNEKIANFLGYNIISNKEETFAVAPEEILVNKSLNGDNGESITGTVESLVDFGYYKKVTVNVGDTAVKTITDGENPVNIGDTVSIMYQRKVPIN